The region ATTTACAAAAAATGAAAATTCAGTTTTACCCTATAACTACCTATTTTTCTATACTTTAAATCAATTATTACTATTTATAAAATCTACCTTAAGCCTTAACTGATGTTACTCTTGGCTTATAGTTTTTGGCTAAATCTGCAATGGCTTTAATATGCTCTGGTGTTGTTCCGCAGCATCCTCCAATAATGTTGATTAATCCCTTATCTACAAACTCTTTAATTTGTTCTGCCATGTCCTCCGGTGTTTCGTCATATTGCCCGAATGCGTTCGGTAAACCTGCATTTGGATAAGCAGAAACTGCAAAATCTGTATTATGTGATAATACTTCCAGATAAGGTGTTAGCTGCCGAGCTCCTAAAGCACAATTGAAACCAACACTTAGCAAATTAAGATGCGAAACCGAAATAAGGAAAGCTTCAGCAGTTTGCCCGGAAAGCGTTCTTCCGGAAGCATCCGTAATTGTCCCGCTTACCATAATTGGTACACGGATATCTCTTTCATCCTGAATCTCGTCGATCGCAAAAAGTGCTGCTTTAGCATTCAGCGTATCGAATATAGTTTCTACCAGTAAAATATCAGAACCTCCATCCAATAAAGCTTTAGCCTGTTGTTTATAAGCCTCTTTAAGTTCGTCAAAGGTAATGGCACGATATCCCGGATCATTCACATCCGGAGAAAGGCTTGCGGTTTTATTAGTAGGACCAATAGCTCCCGCAACAAATCGAGGCTTATCTGGTGTTTTTGCAGTATACTCATCTGCAACTTTTCTGGCTATTTTTGCTGATTCATAGTTAAGCTCTGTTACCAGCTCTTCCATCCCATAATCTGCCATTGCAATTGTAGTCCCGGAAAAGGTATTGGTCTCGATAATATCTGCACCAGCTTCAAAATATTGTCTGTGCACATCTTCAATAGCTTGTGGCTGTGTTAAAGAAAGCAGATCATTATTCCCTTTTAAAGGACTTGGCCAGTCTTTAAAGCGATCTCCTCTGAAATCTTCTTCTTCAAATTTGTGTCGCTGTAGCATTGTCCCCATAGCGCCATCCAGAATAAGGATTCGCTCTTTAATAATATCATAGAGAGTTGCCAGTCTCTGGTTATCAGTTGTTGGTATTATATCTTGGTTTTTCATTTTATAGGTTCTTGTAATAATTAATAAAACCGTTCAACAATTTTTTACATATCAGAGTTTTCCCCAGTACAACAGTTAACTCATCTTCCGAAATATAATTCTGATCGTATGATATATAAAACTGCGTTTCAAGTTCATAAAGTGAGCCTCTTGCAATATGTAAAAATTGTATAGTATCATTAGCTGTTCGTCTTCCACAGCCTTCGGCAATATTAGCAGGCACTGAAACTGCACTTCTTCGTATCTGACTTGTTATTCCAAACAATTCGTCTTTTGGATACTTCTGCACTAATTCGTAAGCTATATTTGTCAATTTTCGGCTTTCCTGCAAGACTTCTAATTCAGTGTATTCTTTTTTCATGATATATGTATTAAAAAGTATGTTACTAAAAACTGGCAACCAAAAACCAACAACTTAACCTATAGCTTCCAAAGCTTGTTTTAGGTCCGCAATAATATCATTTACATTTTCCAATCCTACAGAGCATCTTACTAATCCCGGAGTAATAGCTACTTCCAGTCGTTCTTCTTCTGTAAGCTTGCTATGTGTTGTAGATGCCGGGTGCACAATAATAGTTCTGGTATCTCCTAAATTTGGTGATAGTGAGCATAGCTTTATATTATCCATAAAAGCTCTTCCTTTTTCCAGTCCTCCTTTTACTTCAAAAGCAATAATATTTCCGCCTAATTTCATTTGCTTTTTAGCAATTTCATGACTAGGATGTGACTTAAGGAAAGGATATTTCACTGTTACTACATTTGGGTGTGATTCTAAAAACTCCGCAACTTTAAGTGCATTTTCGCAATGTCTTTCTACGCGAATCGCCAATGTTTCCAAACTTTTGGATAACACCCATGCATTGAATGGAGAAAGTGATGGTCCTGTATTTCTTGCAAAAAGATAAATCTCGCGAACAAGATCTGCTTTTCCGACAACTGCCCCACCTAGAACACGTCCTTGTCCGTCGATTAGTTTGGTTGCAGAATGCACAACTAAGTCGGCACCGTATTTTATAGGCTGCTGCAAATAAGGTGTTGCAAAACAGTTATCCACTATAAAGATCAGATTATGTTTTTTTGCAATTTGCCCTAATACTTCCAGATCAAGAATTTCTATAGCCGGGTTCGTTGGTGTTTCTGCATAAAGAATCTTGGTTTCCGGTGTTATATATTTCTCGATATCATTTACCTCATCAGCTTTGAAGTAAGTAGTATTGATATTCCACTTCGGAAAATACTTTGTAAAAAGTGTATGAGTAGATCCAAATATAGACTGACAACTTAATACATGGTCACCACTATTTAAAAGAGGAGCCAAAGTACTGTAAACAGCTGCCATTCCGGATGAGAAAGCATAACCAGCCTCACCTCCTTCCAACTTCACCATTTTATCGGTAAATTCATTTACCGTAGGATTGCTGTAACGGCTGTAAATATTCTTTTCTTTTTCTTCAGCGAAAGAAGCTCTCATATCTTCTGCATCCTGAAATATAAAGCTGGATGTTAGAAATAACGGAGTTGAATGTTCGTCGTACTGCGTTCTTTCTGTTTGAGTTCTTATCGCCTGAGTTTCAAAATTTTCCATTTTCAAAAAGTTTACCAATATAACAATGTAACAGTCTAACAATACATATTGTGGTGGAATTTTGGTACATTGCTAGATTGTTATATTGTTACATTATATATAATATTTTATTTATTCTCACTTACTCTTAAAATATCACCAAAGACACCTCGTGCAGTTACTTCTGCTCCGGCCCCGGCTCCCATAATTACAATAGGATTCTCACCATAAGATTCTGTATAGATTTCGAAAATAGAATCCGATCCTTTTACCTGACCTAAACTTGCAGATTTTGGTACGGAAACTAATTTCACTTCCAGTTGTCCTTTTTCTTTCTGTAAATCTCCTTTCAGTTCTCCAACATAACGCAATACATGATCTTCCGGAAGAGATTTTTTCAGCTGTTCATATTCAGTATTGAGTTCTTCCAAACGGGAAAGGAACTCATCTTTCGCAATA is a window of Elizabethkingia anophelis R26 DNA encoding:
- a CDS encoding homocysteine S-methyltransferase family protein, producing MKNQDIIPTTDNQRLATLYDIIKERILILDGAMGTMLQRHKFEEEDFRGDRFKDWPSPLKGNNDLLSLTQPQAIEDVHRQYFEAGADIIETNTFSGTTIAMADYGMEELVTELNYESAKIARKVADEYTAKTPDKPRFVAGAIGPTNKTASLSPDVNDPGYRAITFDELKEAYKQQAKALLDGGSDILLVETIFDTLNAKAALFAIDEIQDERDIRVPIMVSGTITDASGRTLSGQTAEAFLISVSHLNLLSVGFNCALGARQLTPYLEVLSHNTDFAVSAYPNAGLPNAFGQYDETPEDMAEQIKEFVDKGLINIIGGCCGTTPEHIKAIADLAKNYKPRVTSVKA
- a CDS encoding four helix bundle protein, coding for MKKEYTELEVLQESRKLTNIAYELVQKYPKDELFGITSQIRRSAVSVPANIAEGCGRRTANDTIQFLHIARGSLYELETQFYISYDQNYISEDELTVVLGKTLICKKLLNGFINYYKNL
- a CDS encoding trans-sulfuration enzyme family protein; translation: MENFETQAIRTQTERTQYDEHSTPLFLTSSFIFQDAEDMRASFAEEKEKNIYSRYSNPTVNEFTDKMVKLEGGEAGYAFSSGMAAVYSTLAPLLNSGDHVLSCQSIFGSTHTLFTKYFPKWNINTTYFKADEVNDIEKYITPETKILYAETPTNPAIEILDLEVLGQIAKKHNLIFIVDNCFATPYLQQPIKYGADLVVHSATKLIDGQGRVLGGAVVGKADLVREIYLFARNTGPSLSPFNAWVLSKSLETLAIRVERHCENALKVAEFLESHPNVVTVKYPFLKSHPSHEIAKKQMKLGGNIIAFEVKGGLEKGRAFMDNIKLCSLSPNLGDTRTIIVHPASTTHSKLTEEERLEVAITPGLVRCSVGLENVNDIIADLKQALEAIG